One region of Zingiber officinale cultivar Zhangliang chromosome 7B, Zo_v1.1, whole genome shotgun sequence genomic DNA includes:
- the LOC122007196 gene encoding uncharacterized protein LOC122007196, which translates to MGGKGQRRREKNYRAAHGGETRLPPPPSLKELDVFPFKLRKIMELKNENFFAVKQGHASTSKGSGGQKRKPVSDCVSEKNKKLNKNESSSTTSSVNKEGIPAIKEDHLNSNDAIKTQFLNGEEKEKRKRKVPKDLRFVDMDQVAGVSRKKKRKDYLEAKKKKNKRPKIDDVRDFPGREEIVFGEVIQAPPKLSVPKRSTKGPLDAFHERVRLETIEAYRKQRGWESRPGVHIPMPENPST; encoded by the exons ATGGGCGGAAAGGGGCAGCGACGGAGGGAGAAGAATTACAGAGCCGCTCATGGTGGTGAAACACGGCTTCCTCCTCCTCCCAGCTTGAAAGAGTTAGATGTTTTTCCCTTCAAGCTCCGCAAAATCATGGAGCTCAAGAACGAGAACTTCTTTGCCGTCAAGCAAG ggcaCGCATCAACGTCCAAAGGCAGCGGAGGCCAGAAGAGAAAGCCAGTAAGTGACTGTGTCTCTGAGAAGAACAAG AAATTGAACAAAAATGAGTCTTCATCAACAACAAGTTCTGTAAACAAAGAGGGCATCCCGGCAATAAAGGAAGACCATTTAAATAGTAATGATGcaattaaaactcaatttttaaatGGTGAGGAAAAGGAGAAACGAAAAAGAAAGGTGCCTAAGGACCTACGCTTTGTGGACATGGATCAAGTTGCTGGTGTCTCAAGGAAGAAAAAACGCAAAGA TTATTTAgaggcaaagaagaagaaaaacaaaagacctaaaattgatgatgttCGGGACTTTCCTGGTCGCGAAGAGATAGTGTTTGGTGAAGTTATTCAAGCTCCGCCTAAACTATCTGTTCCCAAG AGATCCACAAAAGGACCTCTTGATGCTTTTCATGAAAGAGTAAGATTGGAAACAATTGAAGCTTACAGAAAGCAGAGAGGATGGGAATCCAGGCCTGGTGTCCATATTCCTATGCCGGAAAATCCATCCACATGA
- the LOC122007197 gene encoding uncharacterized protein LOC122007197 isoform X1, translating into MDPDDFIGFESSSANNSNGDLGGLESKNFEIDSHSRLSYTKKDHFYSENGGNSVGEDARVLDMELKDGIYTQTPVLYERAVLFGSSALEQAEQDTVAVRDAMLTCGASNSLLIGESPITGVKRARSCDVEKQPSVQVVFSSLTRDSKRKLVELMQQWSRWQAHNQFSSSRPGDESLEDGEETYFPALHVGTEKSNTVTFWMDSQARREVDKDKASLEADVPFYDRGCTLGSNSVDGSGDREGIAILEASRCFNCGSYSHSLKECSKPRDNEAINNARKMHNSSRRNPTDRARVRYYQKTHGKFDDLCAGVLGSATRECLGIGENDPPPWLHRMREIGYPPGYLDEDADVDQPSGITIFANETNQEFEDGELPERSDPEPPRKKMSVAFPGINAPVPDNADSRRWGIPFTGSGSNSSRSHVHQSNHSSDHHRGNHIQDNGTPERDRRLSSSYPGYSPRYHPYNHNLSSRSPNFGRSLFEQGWGHPCPSPRSPYPYTPALLSPRDHYHYQSYDHRSSEGSFRWEPDSSSFNRYDYHSHNHHNCK; encoded by the exons ATGGACCCTGATGACTTCATTGGCTTTGAAtcatcatctgcaaacaacagtAATGGTGATCTCGGAGGATTAGAATCcaagaattttgaaatagattCGCATTCTAGATTATCTTACACGAAGAAAGATCATTTTTATTCAGAGAATGGTGGCAATTCTGTGGGAGAAGATGCTCGCGTGCTGGATATGGAGCTAAAAGATGGCATATATACACAGACCCCAGTTCTCTATGAGAGAGCTGTGTTATTTGGTTCTTCAGCATTAGAACAGGCAGAGCAAGATACAGTCGCAGTCAGAGATGCTATGCTAACTTGTGGCGCTTCCAACAGCCTTTTGATTGGTGAAAGTC CTATAACAGGAGTAAAAAGAGCTCGATCGTGTGATGTTGAGAAACAACCATCTGTGCAAGTAGTATTCAGCTCATTAACAAG AGATAGCAAAAGGAAGCTGGTGGAACTTATGCAGCAGTGGTCTCGATGGCAGGCACACAACCAGTTTTCATCGAGT AGACCTGGAGATGAGTCCTTAGAAGATGGTGAAGAGACATATTTTCCAGCATTACATGTTGGCACTGAGAAGTCGAACACAGTG ACATTTTGGATGGATAGCCAAGCAAGGCGAGAGGTCGATAAAGACAAAGCATCATTGGAAGCTGATGTTCCTTTCTATGATCGAGGGTGCACTTTAGGCTCGAATTCAGTTGATGGTTCAGGTGACCGTGAAGG GATTGCGATTTTGGAAGCCTCCCGGTGTTTCAATTGTGGCTCATACAGTCACTCGCTCAAGGAGTGCTCAAAGCCACGTGATAATGAGGCAATCAACAATGCACGCAAGATGCACAATAGCTCAAGGCGAAATCCAACTGACCGTGCACGAGTTCGATATTATCAGAAAACTCATGGCAAATTTGATGACTTGTGCGCCGGAGTTCTAGGGTCTGCAACGCGAGAATGCTTGGGAATTGGG GAAAACGATCCGCCGCCTTGGTTACATCGGATGCGGGAAATAGGATACCCTCCTGGATATTTAG ATGAAGATGCAGATGTCGACCAGCCTTCTGGAATCACCATCTTTGCCAATGAGACAAATCAGGAATTCGAGGATGGAGAACTCCCGGAACGGAGTGACCCCGAGCCTCCACGGAAAAAGATGAGTGTGGCCTTTCCTGGAATAAATGCACCTGTACCAGACAACGCGGATTCTAGGAGATGGGGCATTCCATTCACTGGATCAGGTTCTAACTCATCGAGAAGTCATGTCCATCAATCCAACCATTCCTCGGACCACCATAGAGGGAATCACATTCAAGACAATGGCACGCCTGAAAGAGATCGAAGACTCTCTTCCTCCTATCCAGGTTATTCGCCACGGTACCACCCCTACAATCACAACTTGAGTTCGAGGAGCCCAAACTTCGGGAGGTCACTATTCGAGCAAGGATGGGGGCATCCCTGTCCCAGCCCCCGCAGCCCATACCCTTATACCCCAGCCCTGCTATCCCCTAGGGATCACTATCACTATCAGAGTTATGATCATCGGAGCAGCGAAGGGTCATTTAGATGGGAACCCGATTCTTCCTCGTTCAACAGGTATGACTATCATTCTCACAACCACCATAATTGTAAGTGA
- the LOC122007197 gene encoding uncharacterized protein LOC122007197 isoform X3 codes for MDPDDFIGFESSSANNKNGGNSVGEDARVLDMELKDGIYTQTPVLYERAVLFGSSALEQAEQDTVAVRDAMLTCGASNSLLIGESPITGVKRARSCDVEKQPSVQVVFSSLTRDSKRKLVELMQQWSRWQAHNQFSSSRPGDESLEDGEETYFPALHVGTEKSNTVTFWMDSQARREVDKDKASLEADVPFYDRGCTLGSNSVDGSGDREGIAILEASRCFNCGSYSHSLKECSKPRDNEAINNARKMHNSSRRNPTDRARVRYYQKTHGKFDDLCAGVLGSATRECLGIGENDPPPWLHRMREIGYPPGYLDEDADVDQPSGITIFANETNQEFEDGELPERSDPEPPRKKMSVAFPGINAPVPDNADSRRWGIPFTGSGSNSSRSHVHQSNHSSDHHRGNHIQDNGTPERDRRLSSSYPGYSPRYHPYNHNLSSRSPNFGRSLFEQGWGHPCPSPRSPYPYTPALLSPRDHYHYQSYDHRSSEGSFRWEPDSSSFNRYDYHSHNHHNCK; via the exons ATGGACCCTGATGACTTCATTGGCTTTGAAtcatcatctgcaaacaaca AGAATGGTGGCAATTCTGTGGGAGAAGATGCTCGCGTGCTGGATATGGAGCTAAAAGATGGCATATATACACAGACCCCAGTTCTCTATGAGAGAGCTGTGTTATTTGGTTCTTCAGCATTAGAACAGGCAGAGCAAGATACAGTCGCAGTCAGAGATGCTATGCTAACTTGTGGCGCTTCCAACAGCCTTTTGATTGGTGAAAGTC CTATAACAGGAGTAAAAAGAGCTCGATCGTGTGATGTTGAGAAACAACCATCTGTGCAAGTAGTATTCAGCTCATTAACAAG AGATAGCAAAAGGAAGCTGGTGGAACTTATGCAGCAGTGGTCTCGATGGCAGGCACACAACCAGTTTTCATCGAGT AGACCTGGAGATGAGTCCTTAGAAGATGGTGAAGAGACATATTTTCCAGCATTACATGTTGGCACTGAGAAGTCGAACACAGTG ACATTTTGGATGGATAGCCAAGCAAGGCGAGAGGTCGATAAAGACAAAGCATCATTGGAAGCTGATGTTCCTTTCTATGATCGAGGGTGCACTTTAGGCTCGAATTCAGTTGATGGTTCAGGTGACCGTGAAGG GATTGCGATTTTGGAAGCCTCCCGGTGTTTCAATTGTGGCTCATACAGTCACTCGCTCAAGGAGTGCTCAAAGCCACGTGATAATGAGGCAATCAACAATGCACGCAAGATGCACAATAGCTCAAGGCGAAATCCAACTGACCGTGCACGAGTTCGATATTATCAGAAAACTCATGGCAAATTTGATGACTTGTGCGCCGGAGTTCTAGGGTCTGCAACGCGAGAATGCTTGGGAATTGGG GAAAACGATCCGCCGCCTTGGTTACATCGGATGCGGGAAATAGGATACCCTCCTGGATATTTAG ATGAAGATGCAGATGTCGACCAGCCTTCTGGAATCACCATCTTTGCCAATGAGACAAATCAGGAATTCGAGGATGGAGAACTCCCGGAACGGAGTGACCCCGAGCCTCCACGGAAAAAGATGAGTGTGGCCTTTCCTGGAATAAATGCACCTGTACCAGACAACGCGGATTCTAGGAGATGGGGCATTCCATTCACTGGATCAGGTTCTAACTCATCGAGAAGTCATGTCCATCAATCCAACCATTCCTCGGACCACCATAGAGGGAATCACATTCAAGACAATGGCACGCCTGAAAGAGATCGAAGACTCTCTTCCTCCTATCCAGGTTATTCGCCACGGTACCACCCCTACAATCACAACTTGAGTTCGAGGAGCCCAAACTTCGGGAGGTCACTATTCGAGCAAGGATGGGGGCATCCCTGTCCCAGCCCCCGCAGCCCATACCCTTATACCCCAGCCCTGCTATCCCCTAGGGATCACTATCACTATCAGAGTTATGATCATCGGAGCAGCGAAGGGTCATTTAGATGGGAACCCGATTCTTCCTCGTTCAACAGGTATGACTATCATTCTCACAACCACCATAATTGTAAGTGA
- the LOC122007197 gene encoding uncharacterized protein LOC122007197 isoform X2, with translation MDPDDFIGFESSSANNSNENGGNSVGEDARVLDMELKDGIYTQTPVLYERAVLFGSSALEQAEQDTVAVRDAMLTCGASNSLLIGESPITGVKRARSCDVEKQPSVQVVFSSLTRDSKRKLVELMQQWSRWQAHNQFSSSRPGDESLEDGEETYFPALHVGTEKSNTVTFWMDSQARREVDKDKASLEADVPFYDRGCTLGSNSVDGSGDREGIAILEASRCFNCGSYSHSLKECSKPRDNEAINNARKMHNSSRRNPTDRARVRYYQKTHGKFDDLCAGVLGSATRECLGIGENDPPPWLHRMREIGYPPGYLDEDADVDQPSGITIFANETNQEFEDGELPERSDPEPPRKKMSVAFPGINAPVPDNADSRRWGIPFTGSGSNSSRSHVHQSNHSSDHHRGNHIQDNGTPERDRRLSSSYPGYSPRYHPYNHNLSSRSPNFGRSLFEQGWGHPCPSPRSPYPYTPALLSPRDHYHYQSYDHRSSEGSFRWEPDSSSFNRYDYHSHNHHNCK, from the exons ATGGACCCTGATGACTTCATTGGCTTTGAAtcatcatctgcaaacaacagtAATG AGAATGGTGGCAATTCTGTGGGAGAAGATGCTCGCGTGCTGGATATGGAGCTAAAAGATGGCATATATACACAGACCCCAGTTCTCTATGAGAGAGCTGTGTTATTTGGTTCTTCAGCATTAGAACAGGCAGAGCAAGATACAGTCGCAGTCAGAGATGCTATGCTAACTTGTGGCGCTTCCAACAGCCTTTTGATTGGTGAAAGTC CTATAACAGGAGTAAAAAGAGCTCGATCGTGTGATGTTGAGAAACAACCATCTGTGCAAGTAGTATTCAGCTCATTAACAAG AGATAGCAAAAGGAAGCTGGTGGAACTTATGCAGCAGTGGTCTCGATGGCAGGCACACAACCAGTTTTCATCGAGT AGACCTGGAGATGAGTCCTTAGAAGATGGTGAAGAGACATATTTTCCAGCATTACATGTTGGCACTGAGAAGTCGAACACAGTG ACATTTTGGATGGATAGCCAAGCAAGGCGAGAGGTCGATAAAGACAAAGCATCATTGGAAGCTGATGTTCCTTTCTATGATCGAGGGTGCACTTTAGGCTCGAATTCAGTTGATGGTTCAGGTGACCGTGAAGG GATTGCGATTTTGGAAGCCTCCCGGTGTTTCAATTGTGGCTCATACAGTCACTCGCTCAAGGAGTGCTCAAAGCCACGTGATAATGAGGCAATCAACAATGCACGCAAGATGCACAATAGCTCAAGGCGAAATCCAACTGACCGTGCACGAGTTCGATATTATCAGAAAACTCATGGCAAATTTGATGACTTGTGCGCCGGAGTTCTAGGGTCTGCAACGCGAGAATGCTTGGGAATTGGG GAAAACGATCCGCCGCCTTGGTTACATCGGATGCGGGAAATAGGATACCCTCCTGGATATTTAG ATGAAGATGCAGATGTCGACCAGCCTTCTGGAATCACCATCTTTGCCAATGAGACAAATCAGGAATTCGAGGATGGAGAACTCCCGGAACGGAGTGACCCCGAGCCTCCACGGAAAAAGATGAGTGTGGCCTTTCCTGGAATAAATGCACCTGTACCAGACAACGCGGATTCTAGGAGATGGGGCATTCCATTCACTGGATCAGGTTCTAACTCATCGAGAAGTCATGTCCATCAATCCAACCATTCCTCGGACCACCATAGAGGGAATCACATTCAAGACAATGGCACGCCTGAAAGAGATCGAAGACTCTCTTCCTCCTATCCAGGTTATTCGCCACGGTACCACCCCTACAATCACAACTTGAGTTCGAGGAGCCCAAACTTCGGGAGGTCACTATTCGAGCAAGGATGGGGGCATCCCTGTCCCAGCCCCCGCAGCCCATACCCTTATACCCCAGCCCTGCTATCCCCTAGGGATCACTATCACTATCAGAGTTATGATCATCGGAGCAGCGAAGGGTCATTTAGATGGGAACCCGATTCTTCCTCGTTCAACAGGTATGACTATCATTCTCACAACCACCATAATTGTAAGTGA
- the LOC122007198 gene encoding plastidic glucose transporter 4-like isoform X1, which produces MADAGFCCGSSPLRSSITLGVEMARLKSGVEGIFRSRERARYAKVQATGELEDLPSDKLQKKTSANVLPYVGVACLGAILFGYHLAVVNGSLEYLAKDLGIAENTVVQGWVVSIALAGATIGSFTGGALADKFGRTRTFQLNAIPLAIGAFISAIAQDVRTMIIGRLLTGIGIGISSAIVPLYISEISPTEIRGALGSVNQLFICIGILVALVAGLPLSGNPLWWRTMFTIAIIPSVLMAVGMAFCPESPRWLFQQGKLSHAETTIRKLYGKEKVADVMYELRSGGEGSAEPDAGWLDLFSKRYRKVVSVGATLFLFQQLSGINAVVYYSTSVFRSAGIASDVAASALVGASNVLGTAVASSLMDKRGRKSLLITSFSGMAVSMSLLSLSFSWKALAPYSGTLAVLGTVLYVLSFSLGAGPVPALLLPEIFASRIRAKAVALSFGMHWVSNFIIGLYFLSVVNKFGINKVYLGFAVACALAVLYIAGNVMETKGRSLEEIERALSAEV; this is translated from the exons ATGGCAGACGCTGGATTCTGCTGTGGGAGTTCGCCGCTCAGATCTTCGATCACTCTCGGAGTGGAGATGGCGCGATTGAAGAGCGGCGTGGAAGGGATTTTTAGGTCGAGAGAAAGAGCTCGATACGCAAAAGTCCAAGCGACTG GTGAGCTTGAGGATCTACCCTCTGATAAACTACAGAAGAAAACATCTGCGAATGTGCTTCCGTATGTTGGTGTAGCTTGCTTGGGTGCCATTCTGTTTGGATACCACCTTGC TGTGGTAAATGGATCACTCGAATATCTTGCAAAGGACCTGGGAATCGCCGAAAATACTGTAGTACAAG GTTGGGTTGTTAGCATAGCCCTTGCTGGTGCAACAATAGGTTCTTTCACTGGAGGTGCATTGGCTGATAAATTTGGTCGGACTCGGACTTTTCAACTCAATGCAATTCCCCTTGCAATTGGTGCATTTATCAG TGCAATAGCCCAGGATGTACGAACAATGATAATTGGTCGATTGCTTACTGGAATTGGGATCGGCATCTCTTCTGCTATTGTGCCACTGTACATATCCGAG ATATCTCCAACTGAAATCCGTGGAGCTCTTGGATCAGTAAACCAGCTTTTCATTTGCATTGGAATTCTTGTGGCATTGGTAGCTGGATTGCCATTATCTGGAAATCCTTTATG GTGGAGAACAATGTTTACCATTGCAATCATTCCCTCGGTGTTGATGGCAGTAGGGATGGCTTTCTGTCCAGAAAGCCCTCGGTGGTTGTTTCag CAAGGAAAACTTTCTCATGCTGAAACAACTATAAGGAAACTATATGGCAAAGAAAAGGTTGCCGATGTTATGTATGAGTTAAGGTCAGGTGGTGAAGGTTCAGCTGAACCAGATGCTGGTTGGCTCGATCTTTTCAGTAAGCGCTATAGGAAAG TTGTTAGCGTTGGAGCCACATTGTTCTTGTTTCAACAACTGTCTGGGATAAATGCTGTTGTCTACTATTCTACATCTGTATTCCGCAGTGCGGGAATTGCTTCTGATGTCGCAGCTAGTGCTCTTGTTGGGGCATCAAATGTTTTGG GGACTGCTGTTGCATCTTCTCTGATGGATAAGCGAGGAAGGAAGAGCCTCCTAATAACAAGTTTTTCTGGAATG GCTGTTTCCATGTCTTTGCTTTCCTTGTCTTTCTCATGGAAGGCACTTGCTCCTTATTCAGGAACCCTTGCGGTCCTAGGCACCGTCTT ATATGTGCTGTCCTTTTCGCTGGGCGCTGGCCCGGTACCGGCTCTTCTCCTCCCGGAGATATTTGCCTCTAGGATCCGAGCTAAGGCAGTCGCATTGTCTTTCGGTATGCATTGG GTCTCCAATTTCATCATCGGTCTCTACTTCCTCAGTGTAGTGAACAAGTTTGGAATCAACAAAGTCTATCTGGGATTCGCGGTGGCATGCGCTCTTGCTGTTCTTTACATAGCCGGCAATGTCATGGAGACCAAAGGGCGGTCACTTGAAGAGATCGAGCGCGCCCTCAGCGCTGAAGTTTGA
- the LOC122007198 gene encoding plastidic glucose transporter 4-like isoform X2 yields the protein MADAGFCCGSSPLRSSITLGVEMARLKSGVEGIFRSRERARYAKVQATGELEDLPSDKLQKKTSANVLPYVGVACLGAILFGYHLAVVNGSLEYLAKDLGIAENTVVQGWVVSIALAGATIGSFTGGALADKFGRTRTFQLNAIPLAIGAFISAIAQDVRTMIIGRLLTGIGIGISSAIVPLYISEISPTEIRGALGSVNQLFICIGILVALVAGLPLSGNPLWWRTMFTIAIIPSVLMAVGMAFCPESPRWLFQQGKLSHAETTIRKLYGKEKVADVMYELRSGGEGSAEPDAGWLDLFSKRYRKVVSVGATLFLFQQLSGINAVVYYSTSVFRSAGIASDVAASALVGASNVLGTAVASSLMDKRGRKSLLITSFSGMAVSMSLLSLSFSWKALAPYSGTLAVLGTVL from the exons ATGGCAGACGCTGGATTCTGCTGTGGGAGTTCGCCGCTCAGATCTTCGATCACTCTCGGAGTGGAGATGGCGCGATTGAAGAGCGGCGTGGAAGGGATTTTTAGGTCGAGAGAAAGAGCTCGATACGCAAAAGTCCAAGCGACTG GTGAGCTTGAGGATCTACCCTCTGATAAACTACAGAAGAAAACATCTGCGAATGTGCTTCCGTATGTTGGTGTAGCTTGCTTGGGTGCCATTCTGTTTGGATACCACCTTGC TGTGGTAAATGGATCACTCGAATATCTTGCAAAGGACCTGGGAATCGCCGAAAATACTGTAGTACAAG GTTGGGTTGTTAGCATAGCCCTTGCTGGTGCAACAATAGGTTCTTTCACTGGAGGTGCATTGGCTGATAAATTTGGTCGGACTCGGACTTTTCAACTCAATGCAATTCCCCTTGCAATTGGTGCATTTATCAG TGCAATAGCCCAGGATGTACGAACAATGATAATTGGTCGATTGCTTACTGGAATTGGGATCGGCATCTCTTCTGCTATTGTGCCACTGTACATATCCGAG ATATCTCCAACTGAAATCCGTGGAGCTCTTGGATCAGTAAACCAGCTTTTCATTTGCATTGGAATTCTTGTGGCATTGGTAGCTGGATTGCCATTATCTGGAAATCCTTTATG GTGGAGAACAATGTTTACCATTGCAATCATTCCCTCGGTGTTGATGGCAGTAGGGATGGCTTTCTGTCCAGAAAGCCCTCGGTGGTTGTTTCag CAAGGAAAACTTTCTCATGCTGAAACAACTATAAGGAAACTATATGGCAAAGAAAAGGTTGCCGATGTTATGTATGAGTTAAGGTCAGGTGGTGAAGGTTCAGCTGAACCAGATGCTGGTTGGCTCGATCTTTTCAGTAAGCGCTATAGGAAAG TTGTTAGCGTTGGAGCCACATTGTTCTTGTTTCAACAACTGTCTGGGATAAATGCTGTTGTCTACTATTCTACATCTGTATTCCGCAGTGCGGGAATTGCTTCTGATGTCGCAGCTAGTGCTCTTGTTGGGGCATCAAATGTTTTGG GGACTGCTGTTGCATCTTCTCTGATGGATAAGCGAGGAAGGAAGAGCCTCCTAATAACAAGTTTTTCTGGAATG GCTGTTTCCATGTCTTTGCTTTCCTTGTCTTTCTCATGGAAGGCACTTGCTCCTTATTCAGGAACCCTTGCGGTCCTAGGCACCGTCTTGTAA